A single Candidatus Thalassolituus haligoni DNA region contains:
- a CDS encoding IS5 family transposase encodes MRGADITQEPLFTTIKLDELVPHDHPLRSIKILFDQALTHIDWKLSLIYSERGRESIPPERLLRALLLQILFSIRSERQLVEQIQYNMLYRWFVGLSIDDPVWDHSTFSVNRDRLIHHNVSTELLAEVVASAQKQKLLSNDHFSVDGTLIQAWASQKSFRPKHPDDDHDQDEGPSGRNQEKNFRGTKRSNDTHESTTDRDARLFKKSKGQEARLSFMGHTVMENRNGLIVATQASLATGTAEREVALTLLKALPGAHRKTVGADKNYDTKGFVKECRKHRITPYVARNDKRPGGSAIDGRTSHKAGYVASQIVRKRVEEPFGWGKTVGHLRQVKVRGLAKVNSVLEMTMMAYNLVRMAKLQGQSV; translated from the coding sequence ATGCGTGGCGCTGACATTACTCAAGAACCTTTGTTCACCACCATCAAACTGGATGAGCTGGTTCCACACGATCACCCTTTACGGTCCATCAAAATCCTGTTCGATCAGGCGCTCACCCACATCGATTGGAAGCTCAGCTTGATCTATTCCGAGCGTGGGCGGGAATCCATTCCTCCAGAGCGTTTATTGAGAGCCTTGCTGCTGCAAATCCTCTTCAGTATTCGCAGTGAGCGGCAACTGGTTGAGCAGATTCAGTACAACATGCTCTATCGCTGGTTTGTCGGCCTGAGCATTGATGATCCGGTCTGGGATCATTCGACTTTCAGCGTCAATCGGGACCGCTTGATCCACCACAACGTCAGCACCGAATTATTGGCCGAAGTGGTTGCCTCGGCCCAAAAACAAAAGCTCCTGTCGAACGATCATTTCAGTGTCGATGGCACTCTGATACAGGCCTGGGCTTCCCAAAAGAGTTTTCGGCCGAAGCACCCGGATGACGATCATGATCAGGATGAAGGGCCTTCCGGACGCAATCAGGAAAAGAATTTTCGTGGTACCAAACGCAGCAATGATACGCATGAATCGACCACTGACCGCGATGCGAGGTTGTTCAAAAAGTCCAAAGGACAAGAAGCCCGATTGTCTTTCATGGGACATACGGTCATGGAAAACCGGAATGGTTTGATCGTGGCGACACAAGCCAGTCTGGCGACCGGAACAGCGGAAAGGGAAGTCGCCCTGACGCTTCTGAAAGCATTGCCGGGGGCTCATCGTAAGACCGTGGGCGCGGATAAAAACTACGATACCAAAGGGTTTGTGAAGGAATGCAGGAAGCACCGGATCACCCCCTATGTTGCCCGAAATGACAAACGGCCCGGCGGCTCAGCCATCGATGGTCGAACCAGTCATAAAGCGGGTTATGTCGCCAGCCAGATTGTGCGTAAACGTGTCGAGGAGCCTTTCGGCTGGGGAAAGACCGTTGGCCACTTACGGCAGGTAAAAGTGAGAGGACTGGCGAAGGTCAACAGCGTTCTTGAGATGACCATGATGGCCTACAACCTGGTGCGAATGGCAAAGTTACAGGGTCAATCCGTCTGA
- the tnpB gene encoding IS66 family insertion sequence element accessory protein TnpB (TnpB, as the term is used for proteins encoded by IS66 family insertion elements, is considered an accessory protein, since TnpC, encoded by a neighboring gene, is a DDE family transposase.), whose amino-acid sequence MLRPSAAVQVYLYAGTVDMRKSINGLSALVEQELELSPMANALFVFCNRDRDKIKLLYWERNGFVLWYKRLEKQRFKWLKPTDSAAICIDGYQLNLLLDGLDIFNNKPHETLFYTAMN is encoded by the coding sequence ATGCTTAGGCCCAGTGCAGCGGTTCAGGTATATTTATACGCAGGCACCGTGGACATGCGCAAGTCGATTAATGGCTTGTCGGCATTGGTCGAGCAAGAGCTGGAGCTTAGTCCTATGGCCAATGCTCTGTTTGTCTTTTGTAATCGCGACCGGGATAAAATCAAGTTACTGTACTGGGAGCGCAATGGCTTTGTGCTCTGGTACAAACGCCTGGAAAAGCAGCGCTTTAAATGGCTAAAACCGACCGACAGCGCCGCCATCTGTATTGACGGCTATCAACTGAATTTATTATTGGACGGTCTGGATATTTTTAACAATAAACCGCATGAAACCTTATTTTACACTGCCATGAATTAA
- a CDS encoding IS66 family transposase produces the protein MKTPPTDHLPDDISALKQQLLAQHQLLEEKNNQLKNKEQLINQKQSRIQFLEEQIILFKQRQFGKSSEKSDQQVELFDEVECEADASAADTAESIDAESLHSELPLAETPKPVKKTSGRKPLPAELPRVRIEHDLPLADKICACGCTKKHIGEDTSEQLDIIPAVVQVLVHARQKYVCEACESGVQMAALPTQPIPKSNASPGLLAHIAVAKYQDGLPLYRMETIFKRMGIHLPRNTLANWMMKSSELLQPLYNLLNDQLLESGYIHMDETRVQVLKEPDKTAESLSYMWVRKTGDREHPIILFDYASRRRTDVARSLLGDYQGYLQTDDYIGYHRIGQQKGIVALACMAHARRKFIDAQKVSPSPKGKVSKADMAVTMIKGLYVIEAAIKDQPAEQKYQIRQEKSLPQLNKLRAWLDKALQQTLPKGKTGEALAYLDKNWDKLTVYLTDGRLHIDNNPVENAIRPFAIGRKNWLFSDSQRGAKASAMMYSLIETAKANDLEPYAYLRRVFAQLPLCETVEDIEKLLPENMKAAVI, from the coding sequence ATGAAAACACCACCGACGGATCACTTACCTGATGACATTTCTGCTCTAAAACAACAGCTTTTAGCGCAGCATCAATTATTGGAAGAAAAAAATAATCAGTTAAAAAATAAAGAACAATTAATTAACCAAAAACAATCACGCATCCAGTTTTTGGAAGAACAGATCATTCTGTTTAAGCAGCGCCAGTTTGGTAAAAGCAGCGAAAAAAGTGATCAACAAGTCGAACTGTTCGATGAGGTTGAATGCGAGGCCGATGCCTCTGCAGCGGATACGGCCGAGTCGATAGACGCCGAATCCTTACACTCGGAATTACCCCTGGCTGAAACACCCAAGCCCGTTAAAAAAACATCCGGCCGTAAGCCTTTACCGGCTGAATTACCCCGTGTACGCATTGAACATGATCTTCCTTTGGCCGATAAAATCTGCGCCTGTGGTTGCACCAAAAAACACATCGGCGAAGACACCAGCGAGCAATTGGATATTATTCCGGCGGTGGTTCAAGTCTTGGTGCATGCACGACAAAAATACGTTTGCGAAGCCTGTGAAAGCGGCGTGCAGATGGCCGCTTTACCGACGCAGCCAATCCCTAAAAGCAATGCCAGCCCAGGCTTACTGGCGCACATTGCTGTGGCCAAATATCAAGACGGATTGCCACTCTATCGAATGGAAACCATCTTCAAACGCATGGGCATACATTTACCGCGCAACACCTTAGCCAACTGGATGATGAAAAGCAGTGAGTTGCTGCAACCACTTTACAACCTGCTCAATGATCAATTACTTGAAAGCGGTTATATCCATATGGATGAAACCCGAGTTCAGGTCTTAAAAGAACCGGATAAAACAGCCGAAAGCCTCAGCTACATGTGGGTACGAAAAACCGGTGATCGGGAACACCCCATTATCTTATTTGATTACGCCAGTCGTCGTCGCACCGATGTGGCCAGATCGCTGCTTGGTGATTATCAAGGCTACCTGCAAACCGACGATTATATTGGCTATCACCGTATTGGGCAGCAAAAAGGCATCGTCGCACTGGCCTGCATGGCCCATGCTCGACGTAAGTTTATCGACGCTCAGAAAGTCAGCCCAAGCCCGAAAGGAAAAGTCAGTAAAGCCGACATGGCCGTGACAATGATCAAAGGACTGTACGTCATCGAAGCCGCGATTAAAGACCAACCAGCCGAACAGAAATATCAAATTCGACAAGAAAAAAGCCTGCCCCAGCTCAACAAACTCAGAGCATGGCTGGACAAAGCGTTGCAACAAACCCTGCCAAAAGGAAAAACCGGCGAAGCCTTAGCCTACCTCGATAAAAACTGGGACAAACTAACGGTCTACCTCACCGATGGGCGACTTCATATAGATAATAATCCCGTCGAAAATGCTATCCGACCGTTTGCGATAGGGCGCAAAAATTGGTTATTCAGTGACAGTCAGCGTGGCGCAAAAGCCAGCGCCATGATGTACAGCCTGATAGAAACCGCCAAAGCGAACGACCTGGAGCCTTACGCGTATTTACGGAGAGTGTTTGCCCAGTTGCCGTTATGCGAAACCGTGGAAGACATTGAAAAACTGCTGCCTGAGAATATGAAAGCGGCCGTTATTTAA
- a CDS encoding YdcH family protein, producing MSIEAHDLHHDFPELSEQIRDLKMTDRHFAKLFDEYDELDKEVRHIEEQKEAASDERLEQLKVRRVVLKDELYAMLNQAAANS from the coding sequence ATGTCCATCGAAGCCCATGACCTGCACCATGATTTTCCTGAACTGAGCGAGCAGATTCGTGATTTGAAAATGACTGACCGTCATTTTGCCAAGCTGTTCGATGAATACGATGAGCTGGACAAGGAAGTGCGCCATATTGAAGAACAAAAAGAAGCGGCATCGGATGAGCGCCTTGAGCAATTGAAAGTGCGCCGCGTTGTTCTGAAAGACGAGCTCTATGCCATGCTGAACCAAGCCGCTGCCAACTCCTGA
- a CDS encoding MotA/TolQ/ExbB proton channel family protein: MEEVILFLERGGEVVYPIMGVIFLLWAYLIERILYVFAVHPRRRSVALQEWQARSNKHSWASQQIHQELIANLTMGLDSGFSTIRMFIAICPLLGLLGTVTGMIEVFDVMVQMGAGSPKPMAAGISKAILSTVAGMVGAISGLLAQTVLKRVFESEKRHFKTALAFD; the protein is encoded by the coding sequence ATGGAAGAAGTAATCCTGTTTCTGGAACGCGGTGGCGAGGTGGTGTACCCCATTATGGGGGTGATCTTTTTGCTCTGGGCTTATCTGATCGAACGTATTTTGTATGTATTTGCTGTGCACCCGAGACGTCGTTCGGTAGCGTTGCAGGAATGGCAAGCACGTAGCAACAAGCATAGCTGGGCATCGCAACAGATCCATCAGGAGCTGATTGCCAATCTGACGATGGGGCTGGACTCGGGATTCAGCACCATTCGGATGTTTATTGCCATCTGTCCGCTTTTGGGTTTGTTAGGCACCGTGACTGGAATGATTGAAGTGTTTGATGTGATGGTACAAATGGGAGCGGGTAGCCCCAAGCCCATGGCAGCAGGTATCTCTAAAGCTATTTTGTCGACCGTTGCCGGGATGGTGGGGGCGATCAGTGGCTTATTGGCACAAACCGTATTAAAACGGGTTTTTGAAAGCGAAAAGCGTCATTTCAAAACGGCACTGGCTTTCGATTGA
- a CDS encoding translation initiation factor Sui1 produces the protein MAKQQSSGGLVYSTEFGRTCPDCREPIEQCCCGEPEQPQSDGIVRVARETKGRGGKVVTLVTGVPLVGAELKTLAKELKKKCGVGGVLKDGVIEIQGEQRDLLVSELSKRGFTVKKSGG, from the coding sequence ATGGCCAAACAACAAAGCAGTGGTGGACTGGTGTATTCCACCGAATTCGGGCGTACCTGCCCGGACTGTCGGGAACCTATTGAGCAGTGTTGCTGCGGTGAACCGGAGCAACCTCAGAGCGATGGCATTGTGAGAGTGGCACGTGAGACCAAAGGACGTGGCGGTAAGGTGGTTACCCTGGTGACCGGTGTTCCGCTGGTCGGTGCCGAACTCAAGACGCTTGCCAAAGAGTTGAAGAAGAAATGTGGCGTAGGTGGGGTACTCAAGGATGGCGTGATTGAAATTCAGGGAGAGCAGCGGGATTTGCTGGTCTCCGAGCTGAGCAAACGGGGTTTTACGGTGAAAAAATCCGGTGGCTAA
- a CDS encoding sensor histidine kinase has product MISQSPSAESKLTLYILMCSLVFGVLFSAAQIRIDHQVEKERFNTNLDALLGYQSGQLALALQQYHSTAIQLIFEGLMLNRSIVSVYVEDDLSGYNQRRGLSAEELASGPIHTYMVEKTVGLFGNNLAEQRLEKVGTLTVWIDERAIHAGFRERAAITVAMEVARNVLLALVLVVILRLRLTRPLRELTDLIKDLDPDNALKAPLASKANLRELQELVHKINSLFASVDVEMQRRRQAERRARELNDKLEDKVRARTQELKNSNSQLQQSFDELQRTQRLLLQAQRMASLGHLAAGIAHEINNPIAVVYSNIASLSEYLTELIELADLYQSVEHSISDSAIRQSLEAMRRTVDLGFVRDDAPDLVKASQSSLERVRNIVAELRTFASQEGQTRQRADLAELMHQAIDELDLQHDEHILLDVMMSGIPKVDCVASQIRLAFRHILDNARDAIDGSGRIEVAAEQVDDKVRVYIKDSGVGMNADDLSCSVNPFFTRKEIGKGTGLGLTVVYNVMSNHSGVLDIESEPGMGTLVTFTLPVTALPGATLSVTS; this is encoded by the coding sequence GTGATTTCTCAATCTCCCTCGGCAGAGAGTAAGCTGACACTCTACATTCTGATGTGCAGCCTTGTATTTGGGGTGCTGTTCAGCGCAGCGCAAATACGTATAGACCATCAGGTAGAAAAAGAGCGCTTCAATACCAATCTCGATGCCTTGCTGGGTTACCAGAGTGGCCAGCTGGCATTGGCATTACAGCAGTACCACAGCACGGCCATTCAATTGATTTTTGAGGGCTTGATGCTGAATCGCTCCATCGTGTCGGTTTATGTTGAAGATGACCTGTCCGGGTATAACCAGCGGCGTGGTTTGTCTGCCGAGGAGCTGGCCAGTGGCCCAATACATACTTATATGGTTGAAAAAACGGTGGGTCTGTTTGGCAATAACCTCGCTGAGCAGCGTCTTGAAAAGGTGGGTACTCTGACTGTCTGGATCGACGAGCGTGCCATTCACGCCGGATTTCGAGAGCGGGCTGCCATTACCGTAGCAATGGAAGTGGCACGTAACGTATTGCTGGCACTGGTGCTGGTGGTGATCTTGCGGCTTCGTCTGACTCGTCCACTCCGTGAATTAACGGATCTGATCAAGGATCTCGATCCCGACAATGCTCTGAAAGCACCGCTGGCAAGCAAGGCCAATCTGCGAGAGCTGCAAGAGTTGGTACACAAGATCAACAGCCTGTTTGCATCCGTCGATGTTGAAATGCAGCGCCGTCGGCAAGCAGAAAGACGAGCCCGCGAACTGAACGACAAACTGGAAGACAAGGTTCGTGCTCGCACTCAGGAATTGAAGAATAGTAATAGTCAGTTGCAGCAAAGCTTTGATGAGCTGCAGCGTACGCAACGGCTGCTGTTGCAGGCGCAAAGAATGGCGTCACTTGGTCATTTGGCCGCTGGCATTGCCCACGAAATCAACAACCCGATCGCAGTGGTTTACAGCAATATTGCCTCTCTCAGTGAATATCTGACCGAGCTGATAGAGCTGGCAGACCTGTATCAATCGGTAGAGCACTCTATTTCCGATTCGGCGATCCGTCAGTCTCTGGAGGCGATGAGACGCACGGTTGATCTCGGCTTTGTTCGTGACGATGCCCCGGATCTGGTGAAAGCCTCCCAGTCCAGTCTGGAGCGAGTCCGTAATATCGTGGCGGAATTGAGAACCTTTGCGAGTCAGGAAGGGCAAACCAGGCAGCGCGCCGACCTGGCTGAATTGATGCACCAAGCCATCGACGAACTGGATCTTCAACATGATGAGCACATTCTCCTGGATGTCATGATGAGTGGTATTCCCAAGGTGGATTGCGTGGCCAGCCAAATCCGGCTGGCGTTTCGTCATATTCTGGATAATGCCCGTGATGCGATCGATGGGTCTGGCAGAATCGAAGTGGCTGCCGAGCAGGTGGATGACAAGGTACGCGTATATATCAAAGATTCAGGGGTGGGAATGAACGCCGATGATTTGAGTTGTTCCGTCAATCCGTTTTTTACCCGTAAAGAAATCGGCAAGGGCACCGGGCTGGGTCTCACTGTGGTTTACAACGTCATGTCCAATCATAGCGGCGTACTGGATATAGAAAGCGAGCCAGGAATGGGAACACTGGTCACCTTTACCTTGCCTGTGACGGCTTTGCCTGGTGCTACTCTGTCAGTGACGAGTTGA
- a CDS encoding Lrp/AsnC family transcriptional regulator, with product MSTSSRAAIVILDRTDKHILALLQQQGALSNLELADKVGLSPSPCSRRVKALQDSGVIEGYRAHVSARKLGLDLLALIHISMDKHTPERFAAFESAVDACPEVLECYLITGQSADYVLKVIVSDMEAFQQLLLGTLTRIEGVSGVHSSFVMRKVIDRSALPLD from the coding sequence ATGAGTACATCTTCTCGCGCCGCCATTGTGATTTTGGATCGGACAGACAAACACATTCTGGCGCTGTTACAACAGCAGGGTGCCTTGTCGAATCTGGAATTGGCCGACAAGGTCGGGTTATCGCCATCGCCCTGTTCGCGTCGCGTCAAGGCATTGCAGGACAGCGGCGTTATTGAGGGTTACCGTGCCCATGTCAGTGCCAGAAAGCTGGGTCTGGACTTGCTGGCGCTGATACACATCAGTATGGATAAACACACACCAGAGCGATTTGCCGCCTTTGAATCGGCGGTTGATGCCTGCCCGGAAGTGCTGGAATGTTATCTGATTACGGGTCAGTCGGCTGATTACGTACTCAAGGTGATCGTCAGTGATATGGAAGCCTTCCAACAACTGTTGCTCGGTACACTTACCCGTATAGAAGGAGTGAGCGGTGTGCATTCCAGCTTTGTGATGCGCAAGGTGATCGACCGCAGTGCCTTGCCGTTAGATTAG
- a CDS encoding 2-isopropylmalate synthase, with the protein MSHHQYSNPDFNPEKYPRFPVIRKTDRRWPNAEIRTAPLWCSVDLRDGNQALIEPMNVSQKQAMWHLLVNMGFKEIEVGFPAASQPDFDFVRWLIEENRIPDDVTIQVLVQARNDLIERTYEALDGARRAVVHVYNSTSPVQRKKVFNLDKAGIVDIARQGAAKVQQVARDYPATDWTFQYSPESFSSTEVEFAVEVCNAVIEVWQPTPEKKIILNLPATVESAMPNVFADQIEWFCDHVNQRDSVLVSIHTHNDRGCAVAAAEMALLAGADRIEGTLLGNGERTGNMDIVTMAMNLYSQGIDPQLDISMADDIISTVEACTNIKTHPRHPWLGELVYTAFSGSHQDAIRKCLAAQTENEPWDVAYLPINPEDIGRSYQSVIRVNSQSGKGGASYLLEQAMGITLPRWVQIELAQPVQALAERSASELQTDDIVRLFRHTFMTSHGQLQLDSYTLEGSGNQSAVQACLNDGSNLVSLHGHGNGAISAFTDAIHRALGVAVQIVQFDEQSAGEGSDAGAVAFIQANINGQRYTGAAADEDTLSASMNAVLAVVNQSLKQQ; encoded by the coding sequence ATGAGCCACCATCAATACAGCAACCCGGACTTTAATCCGGAAAAATACCCTCGCTTTCCGGTCATCCGGAAAACGGATCGCCGCTGGCCAAATGCGGAAATCCGGACAGCTCCGCTGTGGTGTTCTGTGGATCTGCGTGATGGCAACCAGGCACTGATCGAACCCATGAACGTGAGTCAGAAGCAGGCCATGTGGCACCTGCTGGTCAACATGGGCTTCAAAGAAATCGAAGTCGGTTTCCCAGCGGCCTCGCAGCCAGATTTTGACTTTGTACGTTGGTTGATCGAAGAAAACCGCATCCCCGATGACGTCACCATTCAGGTGTTGGTGCAGGCCCGTAATGATCTGATCGAACGCACTTACGAAGCACTGGATGGTGCCCGTCGTGCGGTGGTGCATGTGTACAACTCGACCTCGCCGGTACAGCGCAAGAAAGTCTTTAATCTTGATAAAGCCGGTATTGTCGATATCGCCCGCCAAGGTGCAGCCAAGGTGCAACAGGTCGCACGGGATTATCCGGCGACCGACTGGACCTTCCAGTATTCTCCGGAAAGCTTCTCCAGCACCGAAGTCGAGTTCGCGGTTGAAGTCTGCAACGCCGTGATTGAGGTGTGGCAGCCGACGCCGGAGAAGAAGATCATTCTCAACCTTCCGGCTACCGTCGAATCGGCCATGCCCAACGTCTTTGCTGACCAGATCGAATGGTTTTGTGATCACGTCAACCAGCGCGATAGCGTGTTGGTCAGCATTCACACCCATAACGACCGGGGCTGCGCGGTGGCCGCTGCTGAAATGGCGCTTCTTGCAGGTGCAGACCGTATCGAAGGCACCTTGCTCGGTAATGGCGAACGCACCGGCAATATGGATATCGTCACCATGGCGATGAACCTCTATAGCCAGGGCATTGATCCACAGCTGGATATCAGCATGGCCGACGACATTATCAGCACGGTTGAGGCCTGCACCAATATCAAAACCCATCCGCGCCACCCCTGGCTGGGTGAGCTGGTATATACCGCCTTTTCCGGCAGCCACCAGGACGCTATTCGTAAATGCCTTGCTGCACAGACAGAAAATGAACCATGGGATGTCGCTTACCTGCCCATCAATCCGGAAGATATTGGCCGTAGTTACCAGTCGGTGATTCGAGTCAACAGCCAGTCCGGCAAAGGGGGGGCCAGTTATTTGCTGGAGCAGGCCATGGGCATTACCTTGCCGCGCTGGGTACAAATTGAACTGGCACAACCGGTTCAGGCGCTCGCCGAGCGCAGCGCCAGCGAATTGCAAACCGACGATATTGTGCGCTTGTTCCGCCATACCTTTATGACCAGCCATGGCCAGTTGCAGCTCGACAGCTATACCCTCGAAGGCAGCGGTAACCAGAGCGCCGTGCAGGCTTGCCTCAACGATGGCAGTAACCTGGTCAGTTTGCATGGTCACGGCAACGGTGCCATCAGCGCCTTTACCGACGCCATTCACCGTGCATTGGGCGTGGCCGTACAGATCGTGCAATTTGATGAACAATCAGCAGGCGAAGGTTCAGATGCCGGTGCCGTGGCGTTTATTCAGGCCAATATCAATGGTCAGCGTTATACCGGAGCAGCAGCAGATGAAGATACTCTGAGCGCCAGTATGAACGCCGTATTGGCGGTCGTGAATCAGTCGCTGAAACAACAGTAA
- a CDS encoding acetyl-CoA hydrolase/transferase family protein — MATDSRMLCTALRNRLMSAADAAALIPAGSTVGMSGFTGAGYPKAIPAALAERIEQLNNAGEEFRINVWTGASTAPELDGKLAAVNGINMRLPFQSDPICREKINNGSMDYIDIHLSEVSQYAWSGFLGKMNIAVIEVSGVLEDGRLIPSSAVGNNKTWIEQADQVILEVNSAQSAGLEGMHDIYYGTALPPHRKPIMISQPTDRIGEHYLHCPADKIIAIVETSAPDRNSPFNPPDDISRRIASHILQFFQQEIAIGRMPKELLPIQSGVGNIPNAVLEGLDAGPFKQLSAFTEVIQDGMLAMLKSGTLTAASSTAFSLSPTAMEELNTNIDFYRQRIILRQQDISNHPELIRRLGVIAMNGLIEADIYGNVNSTHIMGSRMMNGIGGSGDFARNGYLSIFVTPSTAKHGAISAIVPMVSHVDHTEHDVKILVTEHGLADLRGLSPKQRAHQIIQKCADPAFRPALMDYFERACASGRGMHTPHLLGEALSWHQRYETTGHM; from the coding sequence ATGGCTACAGATTCACGCATGCTCTGCACGGCACTCCGCAATCGACTGATGTCTGCCGCAGACGCCGCCGCCCTGATACCCGCTGGCAGCACCGTCGGCATGAGCGGCTTTACCGGCGCGGGATACCCGAAAGCCATTCCCGCCGCTCTGGCCGAACGTATTGAACAATTGAACAACGCTGGAGAAGAGTTTCGAATCAACGTTTGGACCGGTGCCTCTACCGCCCCGGAACTGGACGGCAAACTCGCCGCCGTCAACGGCATCAATATGCGTTTGCCTTTTCAGTCGGATCCGATCTGCCGCGAGAAAATCAATAACGGCAGTATGGACTACATCGACATTCACCTGTCCGAAGTGTCCCAGTACGCCTGGTCCGGCTTTCTCGGCAAAATGAACATTGCAGTGATAGAAGTCAGTGGCGTTCTTGAAGATGGCCGCCTGATTCCGTCATCAGCCGTTGGCAACAACAAGACCTGGATAGAACAGGCAGATCAGGTGATTCTGGAAGTCAACAGCGCCCAGAGTGCCGGTCTCGAAGGCATGCACGATATTTATTACGGCACCGCCCTGCCGCCACATCGTAAACCGATTATGATCAGCCAGCCCACCGACCGTATCGGCGAACACTACCTCCATTGTCCGGCAGACAAGATCATTGCAATTGTCGAAACCAGTGCCCCCGACCGTAACTCGCCTTTTAATCCACCGGATGATATTTCTCGCCGTATCGCCAGTCATATTCTGCAGTTTTTTCAGCAGGAAATTGCCATTGGCCGCATGCCCAAAGAGCTGCTGCCCATACAATCCGGGGTCGGCAATATCCCCAACGCCGTATTGGAAGGCCTCGACGCTGGCCCCTTCAAGCAACTGAGCGCATTTACCGAAGTGATTCAGGACGGCATGTTGGCGATGCTGAAATCCGGCACACTGACAGCCGCCTCGTCGACCGCCTTTTCGCTCAGCCCCACGGCAATGGAAGAATTGAATACCAACATCGATTTCTACCGCCAGCGTATTATCTTGCGACAGCAAGATATCAGTAACCACCCGGAACTGATTCGACGCTTGGGAGTGATCGCCATGAATGGTCTGATCGAAGCCGATATCTACGGCAACGTCAATTCGACCCATATTATGGGCAGCCGCATGATGAACGGCATCGGTGGATCTGGCGACTTCGCCCGTAACGGCTACCTGTCGATTTTTGTAACGCCGTCCACCGCCAAACATGGCGCGATATCCGCCATTGTCCCGATGGTCTCTCACGTCGATCACACTGAACACGACGTCAAAATTCTGGTCACGGAGCATGGGCTAGCGGATCTGCGTGGTCTGTCACCCAAACAACGGGCGCACCAGATTATCCAGAAGTGTGCCGACCCGGCATTCCGTCCGGCATTGATGGACTACTTTGAACGGGCCTGCGCCAGCGGACGCGGGATGCACACTCCGCACTTACTCGGTGAGGCACTGAGCTGGCACCAACGTTACGAAACCACTGGACACATGTAA